A stretch of Henckelia pumila isolate YLH828 chromosome 4, ASM3356847v2, whole genome shotgun sequence DNA encodes these proteins:
- the LOC140864254 gene encoding uncharacterized protein isoform X2, with amino-acid sequence MFSEHEIEGESSIDLGLGMDLKVGDNRLYSSKKGSVETFNASKTRVPILDLQLSLSTGPAGSDVTTSQGFFANQIYSDSPALMSTLQLVDEGSTSSRWRPGSRIPPLQNVEIPIPFDQEHGCCKPNQTPSLVSSSYDIFNEQPLHKTKLKACSFEGCTKGARGASGRCIAHGGGRRCQRAGCQKGAEGKTVFCKAHGGGRRCQHLGCTRSAEGRTDYCIGHGGGRRCSHEVCTRAARGKSGLCIRHGGGKRCKIENCERSAEGITGLCISHGGGRRCQYPQCSKGAQGSTMFCKAHGGGRRCTFLGCQKGAEGSTPLCKGHGGGKRCRSEGCTKSVHGGTLFCVSHGGGKRCAVPECTKSARGRTNYCVRHGGGKRCKFEGCPKSAQGSTDLCKAHGGGKRCSWGQLGSGLGSQSAIPCDKLARNKSGLCSSHGAEFQDNPRPSTSSCSIPLPSLPNDGFWDRLSLPEGRVHGGSLMAMLRGATTFETNDSRQEGDDLLEPRKPHDMPHSWVDMLEASHVKGCKL; translated from the exons ATGTTCTCAGAACATGAAATTGAAGGGGAGTCTTCCATTGATCTTGGTCTTGGTATGGACCTTAAAGTTGGGGATAACAGGTTGTACAGTTCAAAGAAGGGTTCTGTCGAGACATtcaatgcatccaagaccaggGTGCCTATTTTAGACCTTCAATTAAGTCTATCTACAGgacctgctggttctgatgtaaCCACAAGTCAAGGGTTTTTTGCGAACCAGATTTATTCCGACTCACCAGCTTTGATGTCTACGCTTCAACTAGTGGATGAAGGGTCAACATCATCTCGGTGGAGACCTGGCTCTCGTATTCCCCCATTGCAGAATGTCGAGATTCCCATCCCTTTTGACCAAGAACATGGCTGTTGCAAACCAAATCAAACACCAAGCTTAGTTAGCAGTTCTTATGATATATTTAATGAGCAACCGCTCCATAAAACTAAGCTGAAAGCATGCTCATTTGAAGGATGCACGAAAGGTGCAAGAGGTGCTTCTGGTCGTTGTATTGCTCATGGAGGTGGAAGGAGATGTCAAAGAGCTGGCTGTCAGAAAGGAGCTGAAGGTAAGACTGTTTTTTGTAAGGCACATGGAGGCGGAAGACGCTGCCAGCATCTTGGGTGCACAAGAAGTGCTGAAGGCCGCACCGACTACTGCATAGGTCATGGTGGCGGTAGGCGGTGCAGTCATGAGGTTTGCACACGTGCTGCAAGAGGTAAGTCTGGCCTTTGCATTCGTCATGGAGGTGGCAAAAGGTGCAAGATTGAAAATTGTGAGAGGAGTGCCGAAGGAATCACTGGCCTTTGCATCTCCCATGGAGGCGGTCGTCGCTGCCAGTATCCCCAATGTTCGAAAGGCGCTCAAGGTAGCACAATGTTTTGTAAAGCCCATGGTGGTGGCAGAAGGTGCACGTTTTTGGGGTGCCAGAAAGGCGCAGAAGGGAGCACGCCACTTTGCAAAGGTCATGGGGGTGGTAAAAGATGCAGATCCGAAGGATGTACCAAAAGCGTGCATGGGGGAACTTTATTTTGCGTTAGCCATGGTGGGGGCAAAAGATGTGCCGTTCCAGAATGTACAAAAAGTGCGAGGGGGAGAACTAATTATTGTGTTCGACATGGTGGAGGCAAAAGGTGCAAGTTCGAAGGATGCCCAAAGAGTGCGCAAGGAAGCACCGATCTTTGCAAGGCACATGGTGGAGGAAAAAGATGCTCGTGGGGCCAGTTGGGTTCGGGGCTCGGTAGTCAATCTGCCATTCCTTGTGATAAACTTGCTAGAAACAAATCTGGTTTATGTTCTTCCCATGGTGCGGAATTTCAGGACAATCCACGTCCTAGCACGTCTTCTTGCTCGATACCCCTACCAAGTTTGCCAAATGATGGTTTCTGGGACCGGCTCTCTCTTCCGGAAGGGAGGGTTCATGGAGGTAGCCTAATGGCGATGCTTAGAGGTGCCACAACATTTGAAACAAATGACAGTAGACAAGAAGGTGATGACCTACTGGAGCCAAGAAAACCTCATGATATGCCTCATAGCTGGGt AGATATGCTCGAGGCATCTCATGTCAAAGGGTGTAAGTTGTGA
- the LOC140864254 gene encoding uncharacterized protein isoform X1, producing the protein MDVIHGYTTNVASMSKDQTEVFDHPVVSTLEFNSHGVSSPCISKGSQRKFSTTDQPINLKYGSSQVLGLGHSSSAYTRMFSEHEIEGESSIDLGLGMDLKVGDNRLYSSKKGSVETFNASKTRVPILDLQLSLSTGPAGSDVTTSQGFFANQIYSDSPALMSTLQLVDEGSTSSRWRPGSRIPPLQNVEIPIPFDQEHGCCKPNQTPSLVSSSYDIFNEQPLHKTKLKACSFEGCTKGARGASGRCIAHGGGRRCQRAGCQKGAEGKTVFCKAHGGGRRCQHLGCTRSAEGRTDYCIGHGGGRRCSHEVCTRAARGKSGLCIRHGGGKRCKIENCERSAEGITGLCISHGGGRRCQYPQCSKGAQGSTMFCKAHGGGRRCTFLGCQKGAEGSTPLCKGHGGGKRCRSEGCTKSVHGGTLFCVSHGGGKRCAVPECTKSARGRTNYCVRHGGGKRCKFEGCPKSAQGSTDLCKAHGGGKRCSWGQLGSGLGSQSAIPCDKLARNKSGLCSSHGAEFQDNPRPSTSSCSIPLPSLPNDGFWDRLSLPEGRVHGGSLMAMLRGATTFETNDSRQEGDDLLEPRKPHDMPHSWVDMLEASHVKGCKL; encoded by the exons ATGGACGTTATCCATGGCTATACTACTAATGTGGCATCAATGTCCAAAGATCAGACTGAAGTATTTGATCACCCAGTTGTTTCTACTCTAGAATTTAATTCACATGGTGTGTCAAGCCCTTGCATTTCCAAGGGAAGCCAAAGAAAATTTAGCACTACTGACCAACCCATTAACTTGAAATATGGGTCGTCTCAGGTTCTTGGCTTAGGACATTCATCAAGTGCCTATACTAGGATGTTCTCAGAACATGAAATTGAAGGGGAGTCTTCCATTGATCTTGGTCTTGGTATGGACCTTAAAGTTGGGGATAACAGGTTGTACAGTTCAAAGAAGGGTTCTGTCGAGACATtcaatgcatccaagaccaggGTGCCTATTTTAGACCTTCAATTAAGTCTATCTACAGgacctgctggttctgatgtaaCCACAAGTCAAGGGTTTTTTGCGAACCAGATTTATTCCGACTCACCAGCTTTGATGTCTACGCTTCAACTAGTGGATGAAGGGTCAACATCATCTCGGTGGAGACCTGGCTCTCGTATTCCCCCATTGCAGAATGTCGAGATTCCCATCCCTTTTGACCAAGAACATGGCTGTTGCAAACCAAATCAAACACCAAGCTTAGTTAGCAGTTCTTATGATATATTTAATGAGCAACCGCTCCATAAAACTAAGCTGAAAGCATGCTCATTTGAAGGATGCACGAAAGGTGCAAGAGGTGCTTCTGGTCGTTGTATTGCTCATGGAGGTGGAAGGAGATGTCAAAGAGCTGGCTGTCAGAAAGGAGCTGAAGGTAAGACTGTTTTTTGTAAGGCACATGGAGGCGGAAGACGCTGCCAGCATCTTGGGTGCACAAGAAGTGCTGAAGGCCGCACCGACTACTGCATAGGTCATGGTGGCGGTAGGCGGTGCAGTCATGAGGTTTGCACACGTGCTGCAAGAGGTAAGTCTGGCCTTTGCATTCGTCATGGAGGTGGCAAAAGGTGCAAGATTGAAAATTGTGAGAGGAGTGCCGAAGGAATCACTGGCCTTTGCATCTCCCATGGAGGCGGTCGTCGCTGCCAGTATCCCCAATGTTCGAAAGGCGCTCAAGGTAGCACAATGTTTTGTAAAGCCCATGGTGGTGGCAGAAGGTGCACGTTTTTGGGGTGCCAGAAAGGCGCAGAAGGGAGCACGCCACTTTGCAAAGGTCATGGGGGTGGTAAAAGATGCAGATCCGAAGGATGTACCAAAAGCGTGCATGGGGGAACTTTATTTTGCGTTAGCCATGGTGGGGGCAAAAGATGTGCCGTTCCAGAATGTACAAAAAGTGCGAGGGGGAGAACTAATTATTGTGTTCGACATGGTGGAGGCAAAAGGTGCAAGTTCGAAGGATGCCCAAAGAGTGCGCAAGGAAGCACCGATCTTTGCAAGGCACATGGTGGAGGAAAAAGATGCTCGTGGGGCCAGTTGGGTTCGGGGCTCGGTAGTCAATCTGCCATTCCTTGTGATAAACTTGCTAGAAACAAATCTGGTTTATGTTCTTCCCATGGTGCGGAATTTCAGGACAATCCACGTCCTAGCACGTCTTCTTGCTCGATACCCCTACCAAGTTTGCCAAATGATGGTTTCTGGGACCGGCTCTCTCTTCCGGAAGGGAGGGTTCATGGAGGTAGCCTAATGGCGATGCTTAGAGGTGCCACAACATTTGAAACAAATGACAGTAGACAAGAAGGTGATGACCTACTGGAGCCAAGAAAACCTCATGATATGCCTCATAGCTGGGt AGATATGCTCGAGGCATCTCATGTCAAAGGGTGTAAGTTGTGA